A single window of Sandaracinaceae bacterium DNA harbors:
- a CDS encoding DUF4215 domain-containing protein, whose amino-acid sequence MDGGGELGDRAVAGCGNGTLERGEACDDGNVEDGDGCSADCMSDESCGNATLDSAAGELCDDGNTDDGDACRGDCLSDYRCGNGVVDTTSDGADSDEVCDDGNTVNGDGCSAACDSDESCGNGVVDLGAGEVCDDGNTVDGDECSADCSVSMLCGNGMLDGSEECDDGNSSDGDGCSSSCLNERCGNGRVDAGEECDDGNADDADGCTASCTFTCSADADCDDADICNGVETCTDPGTDLSRCVPPSAPAADGTSCGSGLICLSGGCVSSACGDGFTDGSEQCDDGNAVDGDGCENDCTFTCSSAADCDDGNVCSGAETCANPGTAASMCAAGTPPSDGTSCGGGRICRGGTCAMAGCGDGVVSGAEDCDDGNTTSGDGCDADCTWTCSSGADCSDGNACNGAETCSSPGTLASRCMAGTPPSTGTSCGAGRICVGGGCVAARCGDAIVTAPEQCDDGNMVNGDGCQNDCTWTCSGAADCADTNACNGSEVCANPGSLMSRCMPGTPLADGAACDRDMMPGTRDICRASSCVASACGDGFTDAGASPPEQCDDGNTVGGDGCSSTCQTEVVVPTGFRITSLDLISPRIVYNIPFRGCRDLTETPTDIPFSGPFSVNMALQDEIDSYGLNIVNLFRPLQPSVATSPLDLHLNADCMMGSPRDTCGPDATPDVIMTTANNMSAGTCFTPVAADVNTRAGTPAMYSPTVNTVGGPCYVTSETNLSVTFDVSGSALIVPLQRARIAATYSGSPPNRLITGVVTGFITDRDAADTTVTLPFVGTVRLYEMLQAANRSTTDSMGATVNDTTCNLNGGPMEDDGDTITSGGSTVRGFWFFLNFEADLVDWTGP is encoded by the coding sequence ATGGACGGTGGAGGCGAGCTCGGAGATCGAGCCGTCGCCGGCTGCGGTAACGGCACGCTGGAGCGCGGTGAGGCGTGTGACGATGGCAACGTCGAGGACGGAGACGGTTGCAGCGCCGACTGCATGAGCGACGAGTCCTGTGGCAACGCGACCCTCGACTCCGCGGCCGGTGAGCTCTGCGACGATGGCAACACGGATGACGGAGACGCGTGTCGCGGCGACTGCCTCTCCGACTACCGCTGTGGAAACGGAGTCGTCGATACGACGAGCGACGGGGCGGACTCGGACGAGGTCTGCGACGACGGCAACACGGTCAATGGCGACGGGTGCAGCGCAGCGTGTGACTCGGACGAGAGTTGTGGGAACGGCGTCGTTGATCTCGGCGCGGGTGAGGTCTGCGATGATGGCAATACCGTGGACGGTGACGAGTGCAGCGCCGACTGCTCCGTCAGCATGCTCTGCGGCAATGGGATGCTCGATGGCAGCGAGGAGTGCGACGACGGCAACAGCTCGGACGGTGATGGCTGCTCCTCCAGTTGCCTGAACGAGCGCTGTGGCAACGGCCGGGTCGACGCTGGCGAGGAGTGCGACGACGGCAACGCCGACGACGCCGATGGTTGCACCGCGAGTTGCACTTTCACCTGCTCGGCCGATGCCGACTGCGACGACGCCGATATCTGCAACGGCGTGGAGACGTGCACGGATCCGGGCACGGACCTCAGCCGATGCGTCCCTCCCTCTGCTCCCGCAGCCGACGGCACCAGCTGCGGAAGCGGGCTCATCTGCCTCAGCGGTGGCTGCGTCTCATCCGCTTGCGGTGATGGCTTCACCGACGGCTCGGAGCAGTGTGACGACGGGAACGCGGTGGACGGAGACGGCTGCGAGAACGACTGCACTTTCACGTGCTCTTCGGCTGCCGACTGCGATGACGGCAATGTCTGCAGTGGGGCCGAGACGTGCGCCAATCCCGGAACCGCGGCGAGCATGTGTGCGGCGGGAACCCCTCCGAGCGATGGAACGAGCTGCGGGGGAGGGCGCATCTGTCGTGGCGGTACCTGCGCCATGGCTGGCTGCGGGGACGGGGTCGTGTCGGGCGCCGAGGACTGCGACGACGGGAACACGACGAGCGGCGACGGATGCGATGCCGACTGCACGTGGACTTGTAGTAGTGGCGCGGACTGCAGCGACGGGAACGCGTGCAACGGCGCCGAGACTTGCAGCTCACCCGGCACCCTGGCGAGCCGATGCATGGCGGGGACGCCGCCGTCCACGGGGACGAGCTGTGGGGCCGGACGTATCTGCGTCGGGGGTGGCTGTGTCGCCGCGCGCTGTGGAGACGCCATCGTCACGGCGCCCGAGCAGTGCGACGACGGCAACATGGTGAACGGAGATGGATGCCAGAACGACTGCACCTGGACCTGCTCGGGCGCCGCGGACTGCGCTGACACGAACGCCTGCAACGGCAGTGAGGTTTGTGCGAACCCGGGCTCTCTGATGAGCCGTTGCATGCCGGGGACGCCGCTCGCCGATGGGGCTGCCTGCGACCGTGACATGATGCCTGGCACACGGGACATCTGTCGCGCATCGAGCTGCGTCGCCTCCGCCTGTGGTGATGGGTTCACCGACGCGGGCGCTTCGCCGCCCGAGCAATGTGACGACGGGAACACCGTCGGGGGAGATGGTTGCAGCTCGACCTGCCAGACGGAGGTCGTGGTGCCGACCGGGTTCCGGATCACCTCGCTCGATCTCATCTCCCCGCGCATCGTCTACAACATCCCGTTCCGCGGCTGTCGCGACCTGACGGAGACGCCGACCGACATCCCCTTCTCGGGCCCGTTCAGCGTGAACATGGCGCTTCAAGACGAGATCGACTCGTACGGCCTCAACATCGTGAATCTGTTCCGGCCGCTGCAGCCGTCGGTCGCCACGAGCCCCCTCGACCTGCACCTCAACGCGGACTGCATGATGGGGTCGCCGCGAGACACCTGCGGTCCCGACGCGACGCCCGACGTGATCATGACCACCGCGAACAACATGAGCGCCGGGACGTGCTTCACACCTGTGGCTGCCGACGTGAATACTCGAGCTGGGACGCCGGCGATGTACTCGCCGACGGTCAACACCGTCGGCGGTCCTTGTTATGTCACCAGCGAGACCAACCTGTCAGTGACCTTCGACGTCTCGGGTAGCGCGCTGATCGTTCCCCTCCAGCGGGCGCGCATCGCCGCGACCTACAGCGGCTCGCCCCCCAATCGCCTGATCACGGGAGTCGTCACGGGGTTCATCACGGACCGCGACGCGGCCGACACGACCGTCACGCTGCCCTTCGTGGGGACCGTGCGCCTCTACGAGATGCTCCAGGCTGCGAACCGGTCCACCACGGACTCGATGGGCGCCACGGTCAACGACACCACGTGCAACCTCAACGGTGGCCCGATGGAAGACGATGGGGACACGATCACCTCGGGTGGCTCGACGGTGAGAGGGTTCTGGTTCTTCCTCAACTTCGAGGCAGATCTGGTCGACTGGACCGGTCCTTGA
- a CDS encoding tetratricopeptide repeat protein, with the protein MRKTALVLAALVALNASFAAAQEDTDPVARARVVFAEALEAYEAHEYANAARLFHQVYDLMDGQERQYVVLYNLGQCLKDAGQYEEARTAFLRYLDEGGELVQNRGEVDGLLEEIAERLGENDEPVVRETVLVERGPDEGLVTTSLISFGVGAAGFVAMGVFGGLALAEHDALQSGCGATRSCTADEVATADTFALVADIGLGVGAAGVAAGLALLLIGISSGGGSEQATAFSPWVTADGAGATGWVRW; encoded by the coding sequence ATGCGGAAGACAGCTCTGGTGCTCGCGGCGCTCGTCGCGTTGAACGCCAGCTTCGCGGCGGCGCAGGAGGACACGGACCCGGTCGCTCGGGCTCGGGTCGTGTTCGCGGAGGCGCTCGAGGCCTACGAAGCGCACGAATACGCCAACGCAGCGCGGCTCTTTCATCAGGTCTACGACCTGATGGACGGCCAGGAACGCCAGTACGTGGTGCTCTACAACCTGGGTCAGTGCCTGAAGGACGCCGGTCAGTACGAAGAGGCTCGCACCGCCTTCCTCCGCTATCTCGACGAGGGCGGAGAGCTCGTCCAGAACCGCGGCGAGGTCGATGGTCTCCTCGAGGAGATCGCCGAGCGCTTGGGGGAGAACGACGAGCCCGTGGTCCGGGAGACCGTCCTGGTGGAGCGAGGGCCCGACGAAGGGCTCGTCACCACCTCTCTCATCTCGTTCGGGGTCGGCGCCGCGGGCTTCGTGGCCATGGGCGTCTTCGGCGGCCTGGCGCTGGCGGAGCACGACGCCCTCCAGAGCGGCTGCGGCGCGACCCGCAGCTGCACGGCCGACGAGGTCGCCACGGCCGACACGTTCGCGCTGGTCGCGGACATCGGCCTCGGGGTGGGGGCGGCGGGAGTCGCGGCGGGGCTCGCGCTCCTGTTGATCGGAATCAGCTCGGGCGGGGGCAGCGAACAGGCGACCGCGTTCAGCCCCTGGGTGACGGCGGATGGCGCGGGAGCGACGGGGTGGGTCCGATGGTGA
- a CDS encoding serine/threonine-protein kinase, producing MTRQRSIAPTVRPPGIGGPSAPLLPTCRPPALGQKKASSGVHTAPRRRKRDNTLVHEGARVGDNRFELIRPLGDGGMGKVWLARHLGLQRQVALKVLHRRVHAQDDLRRRFEREAVAIGRLRHQGIVDALDFGELSDGRKFLAMEYVEGETLDAIAKRLRRLPWRDALRVGVQVADALACAHEHGVIHRDLKPDNLIVEGGDVASGRTRILDLGLARVENAVGLSGISDHNIAMGTPSYSAPEQLLGQPTDTRADVYGLGAVLYRLITGQPPYSGASFEEVAEKMHRGDLAAPKKVFADPSRPKALDALLMRCLARDPDARPGSAIALGDALRAIETPTVLPWRRYAVGAFLVSIGVGAGVGAAILLGG from the coding sequence GTGACCCGCCAACGCTCCATCGCGCCGACGGTTCGTCCGCCCGGCATCGGAGGACCGTCCGCGCCGCTCCTGCCGACGTGCCGTCCGCCCGCGCTCGGACAGAAGAAGGCGTCGTCCGGGGTGCACACGGCGCCGCGGAGGCGGAAGCGAGACAACACGCTGGTGCACGAGGGCGCCCGCGTCGGGGACAACCGCTTCGAGCTGATCCGGCCCCTCGGCGACGGCGGCATGGGCAAGGTCTGGCTCGCCAGGCACCTCGGGCTGCAGCGCCAGGTCGCGCTAAAGGTGCTGCATCGGCGCGTGCACGCGCAGGACGACCTGCGGAGGCGCTTCGAGCGCGAGGCGGTGGCGATCGGCCGGCTCCGCCACCAGGGCATCGTCGACGCGCTCGACTTCGGGGAGCTGTCCGACGGGCGGAAGTTCCTGGCCATGGAGTACGTGGAGGGCGAGACGCTCGACGCCATCGCCAAGCGCCTCCGGCGGCTGCCCTGGCGGGACGCGCTGCGCGTGGGCGTCCAGGTCGCGGACGCGCTGGCCTGCGCGCACGAGCACGGGGTGATCCACCGCGATCTCAAGCCGGACAACCTCATCGTGGAGGGCGGCGACGTCGCGTCGGGGCGCACCCGCATCCTCGACCTCGGCCTCGCTCGAGTGGAGAACGCGGTCGGGCTCAGCGGGATCTCCGACCACAACATCGCGATGGGCACGCCGAGCTACTCGGCCCCGGAGCAGCTGCTCGGTCAGCCCACCGACACGCGGGCCGACGTCTACGGGCTCGGCGCCGTGCTCTACCGGCTGATCACGGGGCAGCCCCCGTACTCCGGCGCCAGCTTCGAGGAGGTCGCCGAGAAGATGCACCGGGGTGACCTGGCGGCGCCGAAGAAGGTCTTCGCCGATCCGTCCCGGCCCAAGGCGCTCGACGCGCTGCTGATGCGATGTCTGGCCCGCGATCCGGACGCGCGACCCGGCTCGGCGATCGCCCTCGGTGACGCGCTCCGGGCCATCGAGACGCCCACCGTGCTGCCCTGGCGTCGCTACGCGGTCGGCGCCTTTCTGGTCTCCATCGGCGTCGGCGCGGGGGTTGGCGCGGCGATCCTCCTCGGCGGCTGA
- a CDS encoding cytochrome c-type biogenesis CcmF C-terminal domain-containing protein, translated as MPAFDIPFVGTVLLGAVLVSASFTFAVSVAAARGRPHLLRSARFGTFATIALVACAVFLLAYAFQAHDFRIRYVARYSDRSMPAIYLWTALWGGQDGSLLWWTFLSSLYIGGFTWWIKDKYRELQPAMFATLMSVIAFFVILQLFAANPFQTTFGAPPADGEGLNPLLQNYWMAIHPPALYMGLTGWCVPFAFVVAALVTGRLGEDWIRGARRWVLLAWAFLSLGNMLGMFWSYEELGWGGYWAWDPVENASFLPWLTATAYVHSVMIQERRGTFRVWNVFLLSMTFILTIFGTFLTRSGLIASVHSFARSDIGIYFAYYLVLLCASVFALIAWRLPDLRSGRRLGWVSWAMGTLVGVFFGVFLVMADVAVSWWSRIAVAVVGLVFVALLKGIESLRLDALGIKAETHHERRGFESLLSREFAFLSNNWILLAMAIFVLLATTFPLISEALRDETVTVGPEYYNYWMVPFGLVLLFLTGVGPLIAWRRATGRNLVKAFTKPGSLALAVGVAHLALGSMIGFPAWVEPSEIYDTFTGEVLASIFGIMPLFSSTLCAFVLGTVIQEFARGAKVRMKSKGENALLALFELVSRARRRYGGYTVHVGIVLMFFGFTGAAYDLEQEASLAPGEALDIGGYQVRYDSVRMEEDPSKRMVFTDMTILDEGTEVAHVAPAKFIYRSHPEMPTTEVAIRTTATHNLYVIMSTVDPETRRGTFRVVKQPLVVWIWIGGAVLLLGVFISAMPKLSEVLGEVKAPGASRAAAMAAMLLLVLGGALGGLDPPTAHAQAESSSSLHAGTVVIRDPEERRLFSRLLCECGDCQRLPLSTCGCSWAEGMRAELRARVDRGEDATALIEDYRDRFGSQAIAIPSDEGLDRALWAVPMAAIFLAGIALVIRGRRLARKGAAETAAAADEDAEAPSEYDDRLDDELRELEGD; from the coding sequence ATGCCCGCCTTCGACATCCCCTTCGTCGGGACCGTGCTCCTCGGCGCGGTTCTCGTCAGCGCCAGCTTCACGTTCGCGGTCAGCGTCGCCGCGGCCCGAGGGCGGCCGCACCTGCTCCGCTCGGCCCGCTTCGGCACCTTCGCGACCATCGCGCTGGTCGCCTGCGCGGTGTTCCTGCTGGCCTACGCGTTCCAGGCGCACGACTTCCGCATCCGCTACGTCGCCCGCTACAGCGACCGGTCCATGCCAGCGATCTATCTGTGGACGGCCCTCTGGGGCGGCCAGGACGGGTCGCTGCTCTGGTGGACCTTCCTGTCGTCGCTCTACATCGGCGGCTTCACGTGGTGGATCAAGGACAAGTACCGCGAGCTCCAGCCGGCGATGTTCGCCACGCTGATGAGCGTCATCGCGTTCTTCGTGATCCTCCAGCTCTTCGCGGCCAACCCGTTCCAGACCACCTTCGGGGCGCCGCCCGCGGACGGAGAGGGCCTCAACCCCCTGCTCCAGAACTACTGGATGGCCATCCACCCGCCCGCCCTCTACATGGGCCTGACCGGCTGGTGCGTGCCCTTCGCGTTCGTCGTCGCGGCGCTCGTGACGGGGCGGCTCGGAGAGGACTGGATCCGCGGCGCGCGCCGCTGGGTCCTGCTCGCCTGGGCCTTCCTGAGCCTGGGCAACATGCTCGGCATGTTCTGGTCCTACGAGGAGCTCGGCTGGGGCGGCTACTGGGCGTGGGACCCGGTCGAGAACGCGTCCTTCCTGCCGTGGTTGACGGCGACCGCCTACGTGCACTCGGTGATGATCCAGGAGCGCCGCGGCACCTTCCGCGTGTGGAACGTCTTCTTGCTGAGCATGACGTTCATCCTGACCATCTTCGGCACCTTCCTGACGCGGTCCGGGCTCATCGCCAGCGTTCACTCCTTCGCCCGGTCGGACATCGGCATCTACTTCGCGTACTACCTCGTGCTGCTCTGCGCGTCGGTCTTCGCGCTCATCGCGTGGCGCCTGCCGGATCTACGCTCGGGACGTCGGCTCGGCTGGGTCTCCTGGGCCATGGGCACGCTCGTCGGCGTGTTCTTCGGCGTCTTCCTCGTGATGGCCGACGTCGCGGTCTCGTGGTGGTCGCGCATCGCCGTCGCCGTCGTCGGCCTGGTGTTCGTCGCCCTCCTCAAGGGCATCGAGTCGCTGCGCCTCGACGCGCTCGGCATCAAGGCGGAGACGCACCACGAGCGGCGCGGCTTCGAGTCGCTGCTGTCCCGCGAGTTCGCCTTCCTGAGCAACAACTGGATCCTGCTCGCGATGGCGATCTTCGTCCTGCTGGCGACGACCTTCCCGCTCATCAGCGAGGCGCTCCGGGACGAGACGGTGACCGTCGGGCCCGAGTACTACAACTACTGGATGGTGCCCTTCGGTCTGGTGCTGCTCTTCCTCACCGGGGTCGGGCCGCTGATCGCCTGGCGCCGCGCGACGGGTAGAAACCTCGTCAAGGCCTTCACCAAGCCGGGCTCGCTCGCCCTCGCCGTCGGCGTGGCTCACCTCGCGCTGGGCTCGATGATCGGCTTCCCGGCCTGGGTCGAGCCGAGCGAGATCTACGACACGTTCACGGGCGAGGTGCTGGCCTCGATCTTCGGCATCATGCCGCTCTTCTCGAGCACGCTCTGTGCGTTCGTGCTGGGCACGGTGATCCAGGAGTTCGCGCGCGGCGCGAAGGTGCGCATGAAGAGCAAGGGCGAGAACGCGCTCCTGGCGCTGTTCGAGCTCGTCTCGCGCGCGCGGCGCCGCTATGGCGGATACACGGTGCACGTGGGCATCGTGCTGATGTTCTTCGGCTTCACCGGCGCGGCCTACGACCTCGAGCAGGAGGCCAGCCTCGCGCCCGGCGAGGCGTTGGACATCGGCGGCTACCAGGTCCGGTACGACAGCGTGCGCATGGAGGAGGACCCCTCCAAGCGCATGGTCTTCACCGACATGACCATCCTCGACGAGGGCACCGAGGTCGCCCACGTCGCGCCGGCCAAGTTCATCTACCGCAGCCACCCCGAGATGCCGACCACCGAGGTCGCCATCCGTACCACGGCCACGCACAACCTCTACGTCATCATGAGCACGGTCGACCCGGAGACGCGCCGCGGCACGTTCCGGGTCGTCAAGCAGCCGCTCGTGGTGTGGATCTGGATCGGCGGCGCGGTCCTCCTGCTCGGCGTGTTCATCTCGGCCATGCCCAAGCTCTCCGAGGTGCTCGGCGAGGTGAAGGCGCCCGGGGCCAGCCGCGCGGCGGCGATGGCGGCGATGCTCCTGCTCGTGCTCGGGGGCGCGCTCGGCGGTCTCGACCCACCCACGGCGCACGCGCAGGCGGAGAGCTCGAGCTCCCTGCACGCGGGCACCGTGGTCATCCGCGATCCCGAAGAGCGTCGGCTCTTCTCGCGCCTCCTCTGCGAGTGCGGTGACTGCCAGCGCCTGCCGCTGTCCACCTGCGGCTGCAGCTGGGCCGAGGGCATGCGCGCCGAGCTGCGCGCCCGCGTCGATCGGGGTGAGGACGCCACCGCGCTCATCGAGGACTACCGCGACCGCTTCGGCTCCCAGGCCATCGCGATCCCCTCGGACGAGGGCCTCGACCGGGCGCTCTGGGCCGTGCCCATGGCGGCCATCTTTCTCGCCGGCATCGCGCTGGTGATCCGCGGCCGTCGTCTCGCGCGCAAGGGCGCGGCCGAGACCGCCGCCGCGGCGGACGAAGACGCGGAGGCGCCGTCGGAGTACGACGACCGTCTCGACGACGAGCTCCGCGAGCTGGAAGGCGACTGA
- a CDS encoding zinc ribbon domain-containing protein gives MSDERDDAPPRVPPVVWIGAVGGAIGAGVAMISLPSGTGALPALFIGLASVMLLLALGALWQSVRTALGGGITFDPSADPLLPERQQLLEEKATLLRALKDIAYEREVGKISGDDFDRLNRAYRRRAKEVLRALDQDIEPYVERARRMVAKELDEEDAGPYRDARRGPKKRKSPAAKTPVKAAPTVDCPRCETPNDEDAIWCKSCGERVAPVECEACSTMNDPDASFCKKCAAPLGAEASEDDEDDEAAEEERA, from the coding sequence ATGAGCGACGAGCGAGACGACGCGCCCCCGCGCGTACCCCCAGTCGTGTGGATCGGCGCCGTCGGCGGCGCGATCGGCGCCGGCGTGGCGATGATCAGCCTCCCGAGCGGAACTGGCGCCTTGCCCGCCCTCTTCATCGGGCTGGCCAGCGTGATGCTCCTGCTCGCGCTCGGCGCGCTGTGGCAGAGCGTGCGCACCGCGCTCGGCGGCGGCATCACCTTCGACCCGAGCGCCGACCCGCTCCTGCCCGAGCGTCAGCAGCTGCTCGAGGAGAAGGCCACGCTCCTTCGCGCGCTCAAGGACATCGCCTACGAGCGCGAGGTGGGCAAGATCTCGGGCGACGACTTCGATCGACTGAACCGCGCCTACCGCCGCCGCGCCAAGGAGGTGCTCCGGGCGCTCGACCAGGACATCGAGCCCTACGTGGAGCGCGCGCGTCGCATGGTCGCCAAGGAGCTCGACGAGGAGGACGCAGGTCCCTACCGCGACGCCCGGCGTGGCCCGAAGAAGCGCAAGAGCCCGGCCGCGAAGACGCCGGTGAAGGCCGCGCCCACCGTCGACTGTCCGCGCTGCGAGACCCCGAACGACGAGGACGCGATCTGGTGCAAGTCCTGCGGCGAGCGCGTGGCCCCCGTCGAGTGCGAGGCGTGCAGCACGATGAACGACCCCGACGCGAGCTTCTGCAAGAAGTGCGCGGCGCCTCTGGGTGCCGAGGCGTCCGAGGACGACGAGGACGACGAGGCGGCCGAGGAGGAGCGGGCATGA
- a CDS encoding carboxypeptidase-like regulatory domain-containing protein gives MKSQTAFVWLALLTCAGVAQAQEGLPPGHPPTGQPPADQGLPPGHPPAGGGQQAPAGDAQRVSQALRPPTLATAAPSADVPVGSIRVRVVDANDRPVAGATVDVGSLAQGERSRHNGETNADGVFVFEDLPTGSGQAYRVNVPFNGALYSSDPFQLPTNRGFDVTITRLPVTRDPRFTFFHVFRVIVEQRGERLHVIHQAQLTNAGSETFVFPSEGARAELPEGATAFQFQRVIGDQRVEEIPDANAYAFRGSMPPGTIQLAWAYDLPVDGESLDIPVEIPLRFFALQVLGEALPGLQMDVDGMPAPRRLDPEGAPCESSQRTEGCAWVTMERRGPEQAELRSIVIELSGIPGPPNIRWVAVLVALAFAFFGIAWATVRPRIDPRAEKRARRKRRQALLDEVRALEEELGAGEIGPEYHAKRRAALERELAVLLYREDRDAEADEDEAEEDAAPSPRRTGAWGLSFVAGAVMTYGGASGMLQFRNLEGSSWVVAAFGILLVVMAIVRWTAERRR, from the coding sequence ATGAAGTCGCAGACCGCCTTCGTCTGGCTCGCGCTGCTCACCTGCGCCGGCGTCGCCCAAGCGCAGGAGGGGCTGCCGCCCGGGCACCCTCCCACAGGTCAGCCCCCGGCAGACCAAGGGCTTCCGCCTGGCCATCCGCCCGCGGGCGGCGGGCAGCAGGCGCCGGCCGGCGACGCGCAGCGCGTGTCCCAGGCGCTGCGTCCGCCCACCCTCGCGACCGCCGCGCCGAGCGCCGACGTCCCGGTCGGGAGCATCCGGGTGCGCGTGGTCGACGCCAACGACCGCCCCGTCGCGGGGGCCACCGTCGACGTCGGCTCGCTCGCGCAGGGCGAGCGCTCGCGCCACAACGGTGAGACCAACGCCGACGGCGTCTTCGTGTTCGAGGACCTTCCCACGGGCTCGGGCCAGGCGTACCGGGTCAACGTCCCCTTCAACGGCGCGCTCTACAGCAGCGACCCGTTCCAGCTCCCCACCAACCGCGGCTTCGACGTCACGATAACGCGCCTGCCGGTCACGCGGGACCCGCGCTTCACGTTCTTCCACGTGTTCCGCGTGATCGTCGAGCAGCGCGGCGAGCGCTTGCACGTCATTCACCAGGCGCAGCTGACCAACGCGGGGAGCGAGACCTTCGTCTTCCCCTCGGAGGGTGCGCGCGCGGAGCTCCCGGAGGGGGCCACCGCGTTCCAGTTCCAGCGCGTGATCGGTGACCAGCGCGTGGAGGAGATCCCGGACGCCAACGCCTACGCGTTCCGCGGCTCGATGCCGCCGGGCACGATCCAGCTCGCGTGGGCCTACGACCTGCCCGTCGACGGCGAGAGCCTCGACATCCCGGTGGAGATCCCCTTGCGGTTCTTCGCGCTCCAGGTCCTCGGCGAAGCCCTGCCGGGGCTCCAGATGGACGTCGACGGCATGCCGGCGCCGCGTCGGCTCGACCCCGAGGGAGCGCCCTGCGAGAGCAGTCAGCGCACCGAAGGCTGCGCCTGGGTGACGATGGAGCGCCGTGGGCCCGAGCAAGCGGAGCTGCGCTCGATCGTCATCGAGCTGTCGGGGATCCCGGGGCCGCCCAACATCCGCTGGGTGGCGGTGCTCGTCGCGCTCGCGTTCGCCTTCTTCGGGATCGCGTGGGCGACGGTCCGTCCGCGGATCGATCCCCGGGCCGAGAAGCGCGCGCGCCGCAAGCGCCGTCAGGCGCTGCTCGACGAGGTCCGAGCGCTCGAGGAGGAGCTGGGCGCCGGGGAGATCGGCCCCGAGTATCACGCGAAGCGTCGAGCGGCGCTGGAGCGCGAGCTCGCCGTGCTCCTCTACCGCGAGGATCGCGACGCCGAGGCGGACGAAGACGAAGCGGAAGAGGACGCCGCTCCGTCGCCGCGCCGGACCGGTGCGTGGGGACTGAGCTTCGTCGCCGGCGCGGTGATGACCTACGGCGGGGCGAGCGGGATGCTCCAGTTCCGCAACCTCGAGGGCAGCAGCTGGGTCGTGGCGGCCTTCGGCATCCTGCTCGTGGTGATGGCGATCGTGCGCTGGACGGCCGAGCGTCGACGCTGA
- the ssb gene encoding single-stranded DNA-binding protein, with product MASEGLNKVMLIGNLGMDPEIRFGQSGNAVLRMRLATTERYMTRGGERQERTEWHTVIFFGNRAEGLSKVLSKGETVYIEGRLQTRQWDDKDGNKRYTTEIVGTQLLFLGGRRGEGGGGGEYGGGGGGGGYGGGGGGGGYGGGSGGGGGGGYGGGGGGGPSDDFGGGGGGSGGGDDFGDDDIPF from the coding sequence ATGGCATCTGAAGGGCTCAACAAGGTCATGCTCATCGGAAACCTCGGGATGGATCCCGAGATCCGGTTCGGGCAGAGCGGGAACGCGGTGCTGCGGATGCGCCTCGCGACGACCGAGCGTTACATGACGCGCGGCGGCGAGCGGCAGGAGCGCACCGAGTGGCACACGGTCATCTTCTTCGGCAACCGCGCCGAGGGGCTCTCCAAGGTGCTCAGCAAGGGCGAGACCGTCTACATCGAGGGCCGCCTGCAGACCCGTCAGTGGGACGACAAGGACGGGAACAAGCGCTACACGACCGAGATCGTGGGCACCCAGCTCCTCTTCCTCGGCGGTCGGCGCGGCGAGGGCGGCGGCGGCGGTGAGTACGGCGGCGGCGGTGGAGGCGGCGGCTACGGCGGCGGCGGCGGCGGCGGCGGCTACGGCGGCGGCAGCGGTGGCGGCGGCGGCGGCGGCTACGGCGGCGGTGGCGGCGGTGGTCCGAGCGACGACTTCGGCGGTGGCGGCGGCGGCAGCGGCGGCGGCGACGACTTCGGCGACGACGACATCCCGTTCTGA
- a CDS encoding TlyA family RNA methyltransferase, whose translation MAKPPPAKKTRAKKARVDVLLVERDLVESRARAQAIILAGKVFSGEQRVEKAGQRLPVDAPLEVRGRDHPYVSRGGVKMEGALDALGFDPAGLVAADFGASTGGFTDCLLRRGAAKVYAIDVGYGQLAHRLRTDDRVVVMERVNARHLQASDLPEPVALVVIDASFISIAKLLPAAHALLQPGGHVLGMVKPQFEVGRAKLEKGVVRDPDARAAAIDAVAREAESIGFTLRGRCDSQLPGPDGNLEAFLLLERS comes from the coding sequence GTGGCGAAGCCTCCCCCAGCGAAGAAGACACGCGCGAAGAAGGCGCGCGTCGACGTCCTCCTGGTCGAGCGTGACCTCGTGGAGAGCCGGGCGCGCGCCCAGGCGATCATCCTGGCCGGGAAGGTGTTCTCCGGGGAGCAGCGCGTCGAGAAGGCGGGGCAGCGCTTGCCCGTGGACGCGCCCCTCGAGGTCCGTGGGCGCGACCACCCGTACGTCTCCCGCGGAGGCGTCAAGATGGAGGGCGCGCTGGATGCGCTGGGCTTCGACCCCGCGGGCCTCGTCGCGGCGGACTTCGGCGCGTCGACGGGCGGCTTCACCGACTGCCTGCTCCGGCGCGGCGCGGCGAAGGTCTACGCGATCGACGTCGGGTACGGCCAGCTCGCGCATCGCCTCCGCACGGATGACCGCGTGGTGGTCATGGAGCGGGTGAACGCGCGGCACCTGCAGGCGAGCGACCTGCCCGAGCCGGTGGCGCTCGTGGTGATCGACGCGAGCTTCATCTCGATCGCCAAGCTCCTCCCCGCCGCTCACGCGTTGCTCCAGCCCGGCGGGCACGTGCTGGGCATGGTGAAGCCGCAGTTCGAGGTGGGGCGCGCCAAGCTCGAGAAGGGCGTCGTGCGCGACCCGGACGCGCGCGCGGCGGCCATCGACGCGGTGGCCCGCGAGGCGGAGTCGATCGGCTTCACCCTCCGCGGTCGCTGCGACTCCCAGCTCCCCGGCCCGGACGGGAACCTCGAGGCGTTCCTACTGCTCGAGCGCAGCTGA